In Synergistaceae bacterium, a genomic segment contains:
- a CDS encoding mannonate dehydratase: protein MKMILRWFPHGDDNTPLKYIKQVPGVSGVAVMLPKIPVGEVWPLEAITEVRDTINKAGLEMEVIESVNIHEDIKKGLPTRDRYIENYQSTIRNLGRSGVKCLCYNFMPVMDWLRSELAHELADGSYVLAYRDADIKDPREIAESILSGSSGYSMPGWEPERMPSIMADIEYYQNVTQEEYWGNLKYFLDAVVPVAKESEVRMGIHPDDPPWDLFGLPKVINGLANIRKFLSLHDSEYNGLSMCTGSLGANLANDIPSIARELAERNRLPFVHLRNVKHHSAKDFDESAHLSQCGDFDMFTIVKALYEEGFDGYIRPDHGRMIWGEQGRPGYGLYDRALGANYILGLWEAIDKMECRKSAKSWI from the coding sequence ATGAAGATGATTTTGCGCTGGTTCCCCCACGGGGACGACAACACACCGCTCAAATACATCAAGCAAGTGCCTGGGGTATCCGGCGTAGCAGTGATGCTACCTAAGATACCAGTGGGCGAGGTCTGGCCCCTCGAAGCCATCACAGAAGTGCGCGACACTATCAACAAGGCCGGTCTCGAAATGGAAGTTATCGAATCCGTGAACATCCACGAAGACATCAAAAAAGGCTTGCCAACCAGAGACCGATACATCGAAAACTACCAGTCGACGATACGCAATCTGGGACGCTCTGGAGTGAAATGTCTCTGCTACAACTTCATGCCGGTCATGGATTGGTTGCGGAGCGAACTGGCCCACGAACTGGCGGATGGCTCTTACGTCCTCGCCTATAGGGACGCGGACATCAAAGACCCGCGGGAGATCGCGGAATCCATACTGAGCGGTTCAAGCGGATACTCGATGCCCGGTTGGGAACCGGAGCGTATGCCCTCGATCATGGCGGACATCGAGTATTACCAGAATGTCACTCAGGAAGAATATTGGGGTAATCTCAAATATTTTCTCGACGCGGTCGTTCCAGTGGCGAAGGAAAGTGAAGTGCGCATGGGAATACACCCGGACGACCCCCCGTGGGACCTTTTCGGCCTTCCAAAAGTCATTAACGGGCTCGCCAACATTCGAAAATTTCTTTCACTCCATGATTCGGAGTACAATGGGCTTTCGATGTGCACAGGGAGCCTCGGGGCGAATCTCGCCAACGACATCCCTTCCATAGCGCGAGAGCTTGCCGAGAGAAACCGGCTGCCATTCGTGCATTTGCGAAACGTCAAGCACCACTCGGCGAAGGACTTCGATGAAAGCGCGCACCTGTCCCAGTGCGGGGACTTCGACATGTTCACCATCGTGAAAGCCCTCTATGAGGAAGGATTCGATGGATATATCCGTCCTGACCACGGTAGGATGATATGGGGCGAACAAGGGCGCCCCGGCTACGGCCTCTACGACAGGGCGCTCGGCGCCAACTACATCCTCGGCCTGTGGGAAGCCATCGATAAAATGGAATGTCGCAAAAGCGCAAAATCGTGGATCTGA
- a CDS encoding ABC transporter ATP-binding protein, with the protein MLEAVNLSKDYGKNLAVEDVTFTIKEGETVGLIGKNGAGKSTVMRMLTGYVAPSQGHVRVCGVDMASNHAAAARHIGYMPEFPPLYADLTVGEHLVYVASLRGIQGKPAREEMERVCNMVGILNVRSRLVKNLSKGYRQRVGFASAMVGSPKFMLLDEPTAGLDPRQIVEMRELIASMSGAVSFMISSHILPDIASTCSRILILHDGHVVEDGAPDEIARRHFDLGAVEVETSGSSNAARKILYDVVPDALVVEECLPGGVTRFKISGRVSRERTSEDGLEFRARIFEAFAHGGGCKTALVTLRQLEKSLEDIFIEITR; encoded by the coding sequence ATGCTTGAAGCGGTAAATTTATCGAAAGATTATGGTAAAAATTTGGCCGTCGAAGACGTTACCTTCACGATAAAAGAGGGAGAGACCGTTGGGTTGATAGGCAAAAATGGCGCTGGTAAATCCACCGTTATGCGGATGCTAACCGGCTACGTCGCGCCATCGCAGGGACATGTTCGCGTCTGTGGCGTTGATATGGCGTCAAATCACGCCGCCGCTGCCCGTCATATCGGGTACATGCCGGAATTTCCGCCGCTGTACGCCGATTTGACCGTGGGAGAGCACCTCGTGTATGTGGCTTCTCTGCGTGGAATTCAAGGAAAGCCTGCCCGCGAGGAAATGGAAAGGGTCTGTAACATGGTGGGAATTTTGAACGTTCGATCTAGACTTGTAAAAAACCTCTCCAAAGGTTACCGCCAGCGTGTTGGTTTCGCGTCCGCGATGGTGGGCTCTCCCAAGTTCATGCTGCTGGACGAGCCCACTGCGGGATTGGATCCGCGCCAGATCGTGGAGATGCGGGAGTTGATCGCTTCCATGTCTGGCGCCGTGTCGTTCATGATTTCCTCCCATATCCTGCCGGATATTGCGTCCACGTGTTCGAGGATATTGATCCTGCACGACGGCCACGTGGTGGAGGACGGCGCGCCAGACGAGATCGCGCGCAGGCATTTCGACTTAGGCGCCGTAGAGGTGGAGACGAGCGGTTCCTCGAACGCTGCTCGTAAAATCTTGTACGATGTAGTACCGGACGCTCTCGTCGTCGAGGAATGCCTACCCGGAGGAGTCACCCGTTTCAAAATATCGGGGCGAGTTTCGCGGGAACGGACGTCGGAGGACGGACTTGAATTTCGGGCGCGTATCTTCGAGGCCTTTGCTCATGGCGGTGGCTGTAAAACGGCTCTGGTGACGCTGCGACAGTTGGAAAAGAGTCTGGAAGATATCTTCATTGAGATAACGAGATAA
- a CDS encoding Gldg family protein: MTGTFQKELRLYFSTASGYAFFAVFIVIAGALFIVANLMPADGDIKSFFSSFFPSVNFMIPILTMRLYAEERKTRTDELLLTSPAGVAVVVVGKFLASLFVFVACLAVSAVFPLILAGCGAPPSVESVGGYVGLVLLASALIAVGLFISTCSENQIVSAILTYAVFFALHLASGARSLAGGGTLGETFSFSFSFSFFSLIFSLISSLSLTGRFIRFANGLFDPSGVIFYFSVTVFFLYLSIRHIERARIAPERKHASRTIFALSALLFILVNLCSSIAAQKFDLSIDMTENRLYALSPAAVQAVNSLASPITVTVVSDEESFPDVLSEMLRRLSRASRHVGVRYADPYENPLLIDHYRQLGYAPDVSDILVEGERGIRLIKYGDLFLRRNGDIYGIQLEQQLVNAALAVSSGTSGTRRKAVFTFGHGERSSSALRNLFSSNGFKLKDIYAGSGIDGDVNVAVIAGPSRDFTLEEREAVGAYLSKGGKIMAFIGPGESPFVNLGALLAEWGIVLMDGVIVEERAYAAGSPTNVIPRYAPHEINLYFAKNPYYVVMPVPRGIEVDGDKTGIYGTQALLSSTSDSFVAGIDGESKAGPFSLAALSERSVAGGARAGLFVAGSVEMYADNIMETPSYANNGFLARTLEYLMNLVNVADSNALTGAAAFSIPPKTIAPPVIAVPRSVLTATTTVFLFVLPLVALSGGALICATRRRR; encoded by the coding sequence ATGACCGGTACGTTTCAAAAAGAACTCAGGCTCTATTTTTCGACCGCTTCGGGATACGCCTTCTTCGCCGTCTTCATCGTGATTGCAGGCGCTCTTTTTATCGTTGCTAACCTGATGCCCGCCGACGGTGACATCAAGTCGTTTTTTTCGTCGTTCTTTCCATCCGTCAATTTCATGATCCCGATACTTACCATGAGACTCTACGCCGAAGAGCGCAAGACGAGAACGGACGAGCTTCTGCTGACTTCCCCGGCTGGAGTGGCGGTGGTCGTTGTTGGGAAGTTTCTGGCGTCCTTGTTCGTGTTTGTCGCTTGTCTCGCCGTCTCCGCCGTCTTTCCTCTGATACTCGCTGGTTGCGGAGCGCCTCCGTCCGTCGAATCCGTTGGCGGGTACGTTGGTTTGGTTCTGCTTGCGTCGGCGCTGATCGCTGTGGGTCTCTTCATATCGACTTGCTCCGAAAACCAAATTGTGTCCGCCATCCTGACCTATGCCGTTTTCTTCGCCCTCCACCTGGCGAGTGGAGCCCGATCTCTGGCAGGCGGCGGAACACTGGGCGAGACCTTCTCGTTCTCTTTCTCCTTCTCGTTCTTCTCTTTGATCTTCTCTTTAATCTCCTCTTTGTCGCTGACGGGTCGTTTCATCCGGTTCGCCAACGGCCTATTCGATCCCTCCGGCGTTATTTTTTACTTTAGTGTCACGGTGTTTTTCTTGTATCTCTCCATCAGGCACATCGAGAGGGCGCGGATCGCCCCGGAGCGAAAGCACGCGAGTCGGACGATCTTCGCGCTGTCCGCGCTCCTCTTTATTCTGGTCAACTTATGTTCGTCCATTGCCGCCCAGAAGTTCGATCTCTCGATAGACATGACCGAGAACAGGCTATATGCGCTCTCACCCGCCGCGGTGCAGGCCGTGAACTCCCTCGCGTCTCCGATTACGGTAACGGTGGTCTCGGACGAGGAAAGTTTTCCCGATGTTTTGAGCGAGATGTTGAGACGCCTCTCCCGCGCGTCCCGTCACGTCGGCGTGCGGTACGCCGACCCCTACGAGAATCCGCTGTTGATCGACCATTACCGCCAACTGGGGTATGCTCCCGACGTTTCGGATATTCTCGTCGAAGGAGAAAGGGGCATCCGGCTCATCAAATATGGGGACCTATTTCTCCGAAGAAACGGGGATATTTACGGAATCCAGCTCGAACAACAATTGGTGAACGCCGCTCTGGCCGTTTCGTCAGGCACCAGCGGGACCCGGCGCAAAGCGGTCTTTACCTTCGGCCATGGGGAACGTTCCTCGTCCGCCCTGCGAAACTTGTTCTCCTCTAACGGTTTTAAATTGAAAGACATCTACGCCGGTTCTGGAATCGATGGAGACGTGAATGTGGCGGTCATAGCCGGGCCCTCCAGAGATTTCACTCTAGAGGAACGGGAAGCGGTCGGAGCGTATCTCTCGAAAGGTGGAAAAATCATGGCGTTCATTGGGCCGGGGGAGTCGCCGTTCGTCAATCTAGGAGCTCTCCTTGCCGAATGGGGAATAGTGCTCATGGACGGAGTGATTGTCGAGGAACGCGCTTACGCGGCTGGTAGTCCAACAAACGTTATTCCGCGGTACGCCCCTCACGAGATTAATTTGTACTTCGCCAAAAACCCGTATTACGTCGTGATGCCCGTGCCTCGGGGGATCGAGGTAGACGGGGATAAGACGGGAATATATGGAACTCAGGCGCTTCTTTCCTCGACTTCCGATTCTTTTGTCGCGGGTATCGACGGGGAAAGCAAAGCCGGGCCGTTCTCCCTGGCGGCTCTCTCGGAGCGGAGCGTCGCGGGGGGCGCGCGGGCGGGCCTCTTTGTCGCGGGTTCCGTGGAGATGTACGCGGACAATATCATGGAGACGCCCTCCTACGCCAACAACGGTTTTTTAGCCAGAACCCTAGAATATTTGATGAATTTAGTGAATGTAGCGGATTCGAACGCCCTGACAGGCGCTGCCGCCTTTTCCATACCTCCTAAGACTATCGCTCCTCCGGTAATAGCGGTCCCTCGGAGTGTGCTGACCGCGACAACCACCGTCTTCCTCTTCGTGCTTCCTCTGGTGGCCCTGTCTGGAGGGGCGCTGATTTGCGCGACGAGACGGCGCAGATGA
- a CDS encoding DUF4340 domain-containing protein encodes MKKTTQYSRIYDSDRRTIIALSSACALFAILAFLLARYDPYDYDPYDMEESATPLEITKIEVMEVTAFPPSEIGAIAVTNVLTSYGLMNYPTEIMVISNVSGDWSQSDLRAFVYAACHLTASRRLPDASPAEYLGSGTDSPLAKVTLIKSDGTRVNFSILSRNETSGEYYLFFEEQQILCMITAADAEIFLQDERAFLSHPIFPAISLEDIGRVSVVSVDFLRPSDGRDYTVERVGNAFFVTSPILRRVSTSAVMETLLRPLSSIRSNSNEPENDLEGTGWDLRILMAADGTEYAATVVTRDGRVVVKDEKSGRAFSSKTVTRPAFYGSYMSIVGSRAVYYPAGDVSRLRVEWGEKSFSADRGENWESGGDSGAKAMRVLRALNGLEILSVAVPRSREDMRKDLEEDLFRVTLDLTSGETDTIIFVLADAGLRHVVVNGIANFATSEAAFERLKNATSH; translated from the coding sequence ATGAAGAAAACGACTCAATACTCCAGGATTTACGATAGTGACAGGAGGACGATCATTGCGTTATCATCCGCTTGCGCTTTGTTCGCGATTCTGGCCTTTCTGCTCGCGCGCTACGACCCCTACGACTACGACCCCTACGACATGGAAGAGAGCGCGACTCCTCTCGAGATAACCAAGATCGAGGTAATGGAGGTAACGGCCTTCCCGCCCTCGGAAATCGGCGCGATAGCGGTCACCAACGTGTTGACGTCCTATGGCCTCATGAACTATCCAACTGAAATAATGGTAATATCCAACGTTTCTGGAGACTGGAGCCAATCCGATTTGAGGGCTTTCGTCTACGCCGCCTGCCATTTGACGGCCTCCAGACGGCTGCCAGACGCGTCGCCAGCCGAATACCTCGGATCAGGCACGGACAGCCCCCTGGCCAAAGTGACTCTCATCAAGTCAGACGGTACGAGGGTAAATTTTTCCATCCTGAGCCGGAACGAAACCAGTGGGGAATACTACCTTTTTTTCGAGGAGCAACAGATTCTCTGCATGATCACCGCCGCGGACGCTGAAATTTTTCTGCAAGATGAGCGTGCGTTTCTCTCCCATCCCATCTTTCCGGCGATCAGTCTGGAGGACATTGGCCGAGTATCGGTGGTCTCCGTGGATTTTTTGAGACCGAGCGACGGGCGTGATTATACGGTGGAGCGCGTCGGAAACGCGTTCTTTGTCACCAGCCCGATATTGCGGAGAGTCTCGACGAGCGCCGTGATGGAGACGTTGCTACGCCCGTTGTCCTCTATACGCTCAAACTCCAACGAGCCTGAAAACGATCTGGAAGGCACCGGGTGGGATTTGCGCATTCTCATGGCCGCCGACGGAACGGAATACGCGGCAACGGTAGTTACGCGCGACGGGCGCGTCGTTGTGAAAGACGAAAAATCTGGGAGAGCCTTCTCGTCGAAAACGGTCACGCGACCGGCGTTTTACGGCAGCTATATGTCGATTGTTGGATCAAGGGCCGTTTACTATCCCGCCGGGGATGTGTCGCGGCTGCGTGTGGAGTGGGGAGAGAAGTCGTTTTCGGCGGATAGAGGCGAAAACTGGGAGAGTGGCGGGGATTCGGGCGCCAAAGCCATGCGGGTTTTAAGAGCGTTGAACGGCCTCGAAATTCTCTCCGTAGCAGTACCTCGAAGCCGGGAGGATATGAGAAAGGATTTGGAAGAAGATCTGTTCCGCGTTACGCTCGACTTGACATCTGGGGAGACGGACACGATAATTTTTGTTCTCGCGGACGCGGGCCTTCGTCACGTCGTAGTGAATGGAATTGCGAACTTCGCCACGTCCGAGGCCGCTTTCGAGCGTCTGAAAAACGCGACGTCGCATTGA
- the dctP gene encoding TRAP transporter substrate-binding protein DctP, with product MGKSSKVLVCLVVFVCAVVAFFSVPASAADTKLTLCGTNGVGDTQSMAHEELAKRLNALGGWDVSAMVSSEMGSTDDVTEQAINGAAVTAASDPSRLAAYVPEFGILMMPYLFNDYSQLDTLMDTELYKGWKEKFVEHGLVLLTNNCLTGWRNWVTNKEINKPADLNGLKIRTMGNAIAINSVNAMGAVATPMNQNECYNAIATKVIDGGEWQLPTVYSSKFYEVCKNISLSQHFLLTGSIVTGTKWFDSLSDVQQAQLSENAVQTYKDNQAIVIEYEKKYLEEMEKTYGVKVVTPDREAFKAATASLYSDKATTGGADYEAIRVELYKQLGIN from the coding sequence ATGGGAAAGTCGTCAAAGGTACTCGTGTGTTTAGTTGTGTTTGTTTGTGCGGTTGTGGCGTTTTTTTCCGTTCCCGCTTCGGCGGCGGACACGAAACTCACGCTTTGCGGAACGAACGGAGTCGGAGATACTCAGTCTATGGCTCATGAGGAATTGGCGAAGCGTCTCAACGCGCTAGGCGGCTGGGATGTGAGCGCGATGGTCTCCTCCGAGATGGGGAGCACGGACGATGTCACCGAACAGGCGATCAACGGCGCGGCGGTGACGGCGGCGTCGGATCCTTCGAGGCTGGCTGCCTATGTTCCTGAGTTCGGTATCCTGATGATGCCTTATCTTTTCAATGACTATTCGCAGTTGGATACCCTGATGGACACGGAGCTGTACAAGGGCTGGAAGGAAAAATTCGTCGAGCACGGCCTGGTTCTTCTCACCAATAACTGCCTCACCGGTTGGCGCAACTGGGTCACGAATAAGGAAATCAACAAACCCGCCGACTTGAACGGCTTGAAAATCCGCACGATGGGGAACGCGATTGCCATCAACTCCGTCAACGCTATGGGGGCCGTCGCGACTCCCATGAATCAGAACGAGTGCTACAACGCCATCGCCACGAAGGTTATCGATGGGGGCGAGTGGCAGCTTCCGACGGTTTACTCCTCCAAATTCTACGAAGTGTGCAAAAACATCAGCCTTTCTCAACATTTCTTGCTGACGGGCTCCATTGTTACTGGCACGAAGTGGTTCGACTCATTGAGCGATGTTCAGCAGGCCCAGTTGTCCGAAAACGCCGTTCAGACGTACAAAGATAACCAGGCCATCGTTATCGAGTACGAGAAGAAATATCTCGAAGAGATGGAGAAAACTTATGGAGTCAAGGTGGTCACCCCAGATCGTGAGGCGTTCAAAGCCGCCACGGCGAGCCTGTACTCCGACAAGGCCACCACGGGTGGAGCGGATTATGAGGCCATCCGGGTCGAGCTCTACAAACAACTGGGCATCAATTAA
- a CDS encoding TRAP transporter small permease, which yields MFQTFYKVYCRLEEIITGIGFTAIVGLTFMNAVLRVVGRPIIFADDISLLLFGWVAFLGADVALRYSRLVGMDILVSKFSPKIQKCFQILVYAIMLGALALFAIKGYQLALGNWRRQFNTLPISYGWVSLSLPVCSVLMIFTILIKGIKVISRFQDDNYNVKKDNADLVGEEYTGIAPGETSRKNEVAI from the coding sequence ATGTTTCAAACTTTTTACAAGGTCTATTGCAGGCTGGAGGAAATCATTACTGGCATCGGTTTCACCGCCATCGTGGGGTTAACGTTTATGAACGCCGTTTTGCGCGTGGTGGGGCGACCCATCATTTTCGCCGATGACATAAGCCTGTTGCTGTTCGGTTGGGTGGCGTTTCTGGGTGCCGACGTGGCGCTTCGGTATTCCCGGCTCGTCGGTATGGATATATTGGTCAGCAAATTTTCGCCGAAGATACAGAAATGTTTTCAAATATTAGTCTACGCCATCATGCTAGGAGCTCTCGCTTTATTCGCCATCAAGGGCTACCAACTGGCCTTGGGTAATTGGAGACGGCAGTTCAACACGCTACCCATATCGTATGGATGGGTGTCGCTGAGCCTTCCCGTGTGCAGCGTCCTCATGATCTTCACAATACTGATCAAGGGCATCAAAGTGATATCGCGCTTCCAGGATGATAACTACAACGTAAAAAAAGACAACGCGGACCTCGTGGGCGAGGAATATACCGGGATAGCGCCGGGCGAGACGTCCCGCAAAAACGAGGTGGCGATATGA
- a CDS encoding TRAP transporter large permease codes for MTALIVTFIILVLINTPIAFVIGIAGVAWFYVHPEFPMAIAVQRVISQTQSIPFLAVPFFIFAGNLMNRTGITRNLIGFSRVLTRNMTGGIAQVSVLLSTLMGGVSGSAVADASMEARILGPEMIKRGYSKGYAAGVICLTSLITATIPPSLGFILYGFVGGVSIGKLFIAGIIPGLMMMVVLMFTVSVTAKRRKYDVPPPGTKPPSGAEILRELRAAIWALIFPLILIIGIRFGLFTPTEAGAFAVVYALFVGIFVYKELTWKDFLAALKDSFIDNGGIILIIALSGIFGYSLTVEKTPAMLGSLLFGISSNPQVLMVIIVLFLVVSGMFIDSNVNILLLTPIFLPVLTQMSVDPVHFGVCMMTVVTMGCMTPPVGTALYTVCDILDCPIEEYFIETMPFYAAVIGLDIILIFIPSVVMWLPNLVFG; via the coding sequence ATGACGGCTCTTATCGTGACGTTTATTATACTGGTACTCATTAATACTCCTATAGCTTTTGTGATAGGGATCGCCGGAGTGGCATGGTTTTACGTACATCCAGAGTTTCCGATGGCCATAGCGGTGCAACGCGTGATTTCCCAAACTCAGTCTATCCCCTTCCTAGCGGTGCCATTTTTCATCTTCGCGGGTAACCTGATGAACCGCACTGGGATAACGAGGAACCTGATCGGTTTTTCCAGAGTGCTGACACGCAACATGACAGGTGGGATCGCTCAAGTATCCGTCTTGTTGTCGACCCTTATGGGCGGGGTATCGGGTTCAGCCGTGGCCGACGCGTCGATGGAGGCTAGGATTCTTGGGCCCGAGATGATCAAACGCGGCTATTCGAAGGGTTACGCCGCAGGCGTTATCTGTCTGACATCTCTGATAACCGCCACAATTCCCCCGTCGCTGGGGTTCATTTTGTATGGGTTTGTGGGGGGCGTGTCGATCGGGAAACTTTTCATAGCCGGTATTATTCCAGGGCTTATGATGATGGTGGTTTTGATGTTTACCGTGTCCGTAACTGCAAAGCGCAGAAAATACGATGTGCCGCCTCCCGGCACAAAACCACCCAGTGGGGCGGAAATACTGCGCGAGCTGAGGGCGGCGATTTGGGCCCTCATATTTCCGCTAATCCTGATTATTGGGATACGATTCGGCTTGTTCACCCCGACGGAGGCTGGGGCTTTTGCGGTGGTATACGCGCTCTTTGTGGGTATTTTTGTCTACAAGGAACTGACGTGGAAAGATTTCCTCGCGGCTTTAAAGGATTCCTTCATCGACAACGGCGGCATCATCCTCATTATCGCGTTGTCCGGTATTTTCGGCTACTCGCTCACCGTGGAAAAAACCCCGGCTATGTTGGGTTCTCTGCTCTTCGGCATCTCGTCGAACCCACAAGTGCTGATGGTGATTATCGTGTTGTTCCTCGTGGTTTCCGGCATGTTCATCGACAGCAACGTCAACATTCTTTTGCTGACTCCAATTTTCTTGCCCGTGCTGACTCAGATGTCCGTGGACCCGGTCCACTTCGGCGTCTGCATGATGACGGTGGTCACCATGGGTTGCATGACCCCGCCAGTGGGAACCGCGCTCTATACGGTGTGTGATATTCTGGACTGTCCCATAGAGGAGTATTTTATCGAGACCATGCCGTTTTATGCCGCGGTCATCGGCCTCGATATTATCCTGATCTTTATTCCTAGTGTCGTAATGTGGCTTCCCAACCTAGTGTTCGGCTAG
- a CDS encoding transposase codes for MNRLEQLSLSVREWTCPQCGVHYARDVNAAVSLRNYAVSSTVSAWCQSVERKALAVVARWR; via the coding sequence ATGAATAGATTAGAGCAGTTGTCACTATCGGTTCGGGAGTGGACGTGTCCGCAATGCGGCGTACATTATGCCCGAGACGTGAACGCAGCGGTTAGTTTAAGAAATTACGCCGTGAGTTCCACGGTGTCAGCCTGGTGTCAGTCTGTGGAGAGGAAAGCTCTGGCCGTCGTCGCGAGATGGCGGTGA
- a CDS encoding AI-2E family transporter: protein MILEKNNEEHNMVQQLKGWILPVALLFLAIALLAYTTLLSLFRPLSWAILLAFIFYPAFLGVLSIVGKTRNSLAALLVTFLMIVLLVAPTMAAGVVTSREAIRLFGRLVDLVGGIDASKGLSLDALFPDVLVRELLPMFEKYPLLKDGIQQLVSWTTSTMVRLSRNFLGNIATLAYHQIIIFIAFYFLLRDGHVLLEYFKDIIPLMSDERDEFMRRTGVVLRAVVFGVVLTAGVQGVLGAIGWWFVGLSSPLLAGALMALLAMIPFVGTPTVWIPGAIYLFLVGDNKKALILILWGLCVVSTVDNFLRPYFISGKANMSTLLVFLGAFGGLAAWGFMGLFVGPLILSLLVFSLDFYRKVWMLYQTQTTQDICQPRNSEEPQEPRPK from the coding sequence ATGATATTAGAAAAAAACAACGAGGAGCATAACATGGTACAGCAGCTTAAAGGATGGATTTTGCCGGTCGCCCTCTTGTTTCTCGCTATCGCGCTTTTGGCGTATACGACGCTTTTATCTCTGTTTCGTCCTCTCTCCTGGGCGATTCTTCTGGCGTTTATCTTTTACCCCGCTTTTCTCGGCGTTTTGAGCATCGTCGGGAAGACGCGCAATAGCCTGGCCGCCCTATTGGTCACTTTTTTGATGATCGTGCTCTTAGTTGCTCCTACGATGGCGGCGGGTGTGGTGACCTCACGGGAGGCGATCCGGCTTTTTGGAAGGCTCGTAGATCTGGTGGGGGGTATCGACGCCTCCAAAGGATTGTCTTTAGATGCTCTGTTTCCCGATGTACTGGTGAGGGAACTTTTACCCATGTTCGAGAAATATCCTTTGCTGAAAGACGGAATCCAACAGCTCGTAAGTTGGACCACCTCGACGATGGTTCGTCTTTCTCGAAACTTCTTGGGCAACATAGCCACGTTGGCCTACCATCAGATCATCATCTTCATCGCGTTTTATTTTTTGTTGAGGGACGGTCACGTGCTTTTGGAATACTTTAAGGACATCATTCCTCTGATGAGTGATGAGCGGGATGAGTTCATGCGCCGCACGGGAGTGGTTCTGCGGGCCGTTGTCTTTGGAGTGGTCCTTACGGCAGGCGTTCAGGGCGTGTTGGGAGCTATAGGTTGGTGGTTCGTGGGTTTGTCCAGCCCTCTTCTGGCAGGGGCTTTGATGGCGCTTCTGGCGATGATCCCCTTCGTGGGAACACCCACAGTCTGGATACCTGGCGCCATTTATCTTTTTCTCGTGGGGGACAATAAGAAAGCTCTTATTTTGATCTTATGGGGGCTTTGCGTCGTCAGTACCGTGGATAATTTCCTACGCCCCTATTTCATATCGGGCAAAGCCAATATGAGCACGCTCTTGGTTTTTCTCGGAGCCTTCGGAGGGCTGGCCGCCTGGGGGTTTATGGGATTGTTCGTGGGACCGCTCATTTTAAGTCTCCTCGTGTTCTCCTTGGACTTTTACCGCAAAGTCTGGATGCTTTATCAAACGCAGACAACACAAGACATTTGCCAACCACGAAATTCAGAAGAGCCACAAGAGCCGCGTCCTAAATGA